One Candidatus Aegiribacteria sp. DNA segment encodes these proteins:
- a CDS encoding DUF4342 domain-containing protein → MQEEKNTTTKEFHVCGKDLVAKLKEILHQGNVRHIMIINENGKVLIEVPMTLGAVAVVLLPVWAAIGAIAALVANCTIVVKTEEE, encoded by the coding sequence ATGCAGGAAGAGAAGAATACAACAACGAAGGAATTCCATGTTTGCGGCAAAGATCTCGTTGCCAAATTAAAGGAGATTCTTCATCAGGGTAATGTAAGACATATCATGATAATAAATGAAAATGGAAAAGTTCTGATTGAAGTTCCAATGACGCTGGGTGCTGTAGCCGTGGTATTACTCCCGGTCTGGGCAGCTATAGGAGCGATTGCCGCTCTCGTAGCAAACTGCACAATCGTCGTAAAAACAGAAGAAGAATAG